CACTCAGGGAGGTAACAGGATCCAGCTGAACCTCCAAAGTCCTGCAGCAGAACTTTACCCACCTGCATGAGGAGATTTTCAATTCCTCAATGGCCTAattccctcccatcccaaaaCCAGCCCAACCCTGTCATTAGCATCATGAAAACATGAAGGTGCAAACACTGGGAACAAGCAGAGAGGTTCACCTGGAGTGACAGAGCAACCCAGGGGGACATGTTCTCCCAGGAACAGTGTGAGGAGTgtcctgctgagctctgctccaaTGTCAGAGTAAGAAGAGCATTTAGCAACCCAGACACAAACAATCCAGGCTGAGGATCATAACCAGATAACCAAACTGCATTTGGGTTTTGCAACACCCTCAGCAGGCCCAAGGCAGGTGCCTTTATCCAGTAACTATTCACTTCAACACAGGTTTTTGGTGTCTCCTCAGAAAGAAGTGCTGACAAGCTCAGTTACCTTTCTTCTGGTTCTGGTGGTGGTGAACTGAATGACAATCCAAAGACTGATCCCAAAAGCAACAGCAGAATAGACGTAAAATCTGTGCAGCCATATGGACAGCAGGCAAGTATGGAAGTAGCTCCAAGTATCCATTGAGACATCTCAATCTGGAACGCCACAGATTCCTACAGAGTGAATATGGAATGAGCACACACAAAATATTCACACAGTACCCACAGCCTCACATCACCAGCTACTGCCCAGGTTTTGCAGAAAACAGCTTCTGGCTAGAGACAAGACACTAAAATTGAATCAAGAAGCCTTCACCTCCTCAGGTGCGTCAGCTGAGCTCCAAACCAGCATTCCATACTGTCAGAGGGAAACACTGGGTTTTTCCTTGATAAAGCAGCTCTGTtacaaggaaaagcagaaaatacttgTGCTGTCCAAGTGCCTGAAAGGAAAAACCCTTTGTGAAGCATCCAGTGGATCATACTGGCTTTAGTTTTACACAAACCCAGCAAATGCAGCTCTCTGGAATGAGAAAGCTCCAGTCCAAGGAAGAAATCACGTGCACATAACTTTCGGGTGAACACAACCCTTGCTTACACACGTTAGATGTCACACTGATTACAAACACAGCTTCAAGGGCAGACTGAAACATGGATGCAACTAGAAACGATTTCACAGAACTCTATGATGCAAGTGAAGTTTGATTTGGAACCACTGAGATGTTTCAGGTTGGTTCAGAATATTCAGGGCACAGTAAGCCAGAGTACAGCCAGGAATGCACTTGTGAGATGTCTGGGAATATCTATTTCCCACAGAATATTCAAGCATTCCAAAAAGGCTGGTTTGTGATACTTATTGACTGAGGAACACAGCTGACACCCTCCTACTGTCATCTGCAGCTTGTATCCTGTTTTTGCAGCTATCAGTTGAGAACACAGAATCCAAGTATTTCCAAGAGGCTAGAAACTCACACTGGCTGTTACTCAAGTTACCAGAGGAAAGGCTTAAGGGGATGCCCTTCACCCCTCCAGCAGCAACACTGAGACTCATGAAAGAGAAGAGCCAAGAGCATTTGCCCAGTGTTCCCAGTTTTACCCAAGCTAGCTATAGGGATTCCCTTAATCTCCATATGATTTCCTCAAACGCAACAGATGCTACATACATTCAAGAGAATTTTAGCTCCAAAACGCACACATACACACTCTCGCTATTAActacaccccccccccccctttacGGTTATCACCCCCACACACATGCACCCCACCCTCGTGGTTATTCCTCTTCTCACGGTTAATGCCCCTCTCTCCCCCAGATACCCCTCACGGTTATTAACCCACCACACTCACAATTATTAACCCCCCACACCACAGAGTTACTGTCCCGTCTACCACCCATGGTTAATAAATACCCCTGTGGTCATTACCCTCATCTCCCTCCACAGCAGAACAGTTAGAatcgcacacacacacagttatTATATCCCACTCACGGTTATTAGCCCATACACACATTATTAGCCCACAAACACGGTTATTACATCCCCCCTCACGGTTATCACCCCCGTGGACACAGTTATTACCCCACAGACACGGTTATTCTATTCCCCCCATCACggctgtctgtctctctgtctctctctctctctgccatAACCCCGTCCCGACTCCCCCGCCCGGCACTGACCCCGCTCGCCGCCCGGCTCGCCTCACGCCGCCATGCGCCGCTCCCGCCCCTTCCGCCCGCGCCGGAGCGGCCGCCATTCActgccgggccgggccgggggcggagCTGGCGGCCGCCGCCATGTCCATCTTCACCCCCACCAACCAGATCCGCCTCACCAATGTGGCCGTGGTGCGGGCACGGCGCGCTGGGAAGCGCTTCGAGATTGCCTGTTACCGCAACAAGGTCATGGGCTGGCGCAGCGGAGCGTGAGTGCCCGGGGAACCGGTGGGGAGGCGGCTCGGGCCCGGCGTGGGGCCCGGGGAAGGGCCCGCGTGGGGACCCGGGTGTGGGAAAGTCGTACCTGGGCCCCCCGTGTGGGGACTCGGTAGTGACGCGGGAGGGGAGCCCGTGTGAGGACTGGGAAGGGCCCGGGGTGTGGAAGGGGAGTCCGCAGGGCCCGTGCGGGACCCGGCTGTGGGGCCGGGTTTCGTGCGTGGCCGCGGCCCCCGGATCTGACCCTGACAGGAGGCGCGGGGCCCATAACGGGAGCACCGTGCCTGTGCCTTGGCAGCGACACTTCTGTGCTGGAACGTTCTCGGCGTGTTGATTCAGCCCGGGACAGCGGGAGCCGTTCCTCCAGGAGCTGTGCTCCTGGCGTTGCTTTGCTGGAGAGAGGCTTTGGACAACGTACGGAGTGCCAAGATAAGGGGCAATGGTTTCAAATTGACAGAGGGCAGcgatagatgggatattgggaaggaattgttccctgtgagggtggggacaccctggcaccggctgcccctggatccttggcggtgtccaaggccaggttgaatggggctTGGAGTGACCTaggataatggaaggtgtccctgcctatggcaggggtgGGCACTGGCACCATTTTGGGATTAGTCTGAGTTTTCTACGTTTATCTCAATCTCTATAGGGAGAAAGATCTCGATGAGGTCCTGCAGACACACACGGTGTTTGTCAATGTCTCCAAAGGCCAGGTGGCAAAGAAGGAAGATCTGGTTAAAGCATTTGGGACAGATGACCAAACAGAAATCTGTAAGATGGTAGGTTTCACACACTTTGCTCTATAAAAGATGTGTAAAGATTTAGTCACATAGGTCGGTTTGTACCTAAGAAAGTTTATGGAAAGCTGCTGTAGGTGAAAGGGTTGTTTGCTAAGAAATGGGTAAAAATATGCAGTAGCTCTGTTTCATCATTTTAAATTTGGCATACACATGTGTCTGGAAAGAATTCTGTCTAACGCATAACTTGCATGCACCAATGTGTCTGGACACAGCCAGCTCTGAAGAGTTCCTCACATAAGGTAAGTTGTTAAGAATGCAGAGAAGGCAAGGGGACAGTTGCTTACTTTGGAGGGTTCACTTAGGTGTTAGTAACAGATCTACTTTCTAAGTCTTTGCTGGTGGGATATGAACTGTGGGCGATGAGATTTCACTAAATCTCTTGAGTCAGTattgccctggcagccaggagggacatcaCTCTCCTGGGGTCATCAGGcccagcatcaccagccaggccagggaggggattgttctgctctgctctgggctggggtggcctcacctccagtgctggggcagttttgggtgctgCAATATAAGAAAGATCTAAAGCCATCAGAGTCCAAAGAGAGCTGCAAAGAAGGTGAAGGAGTGGCcacatgaggagcagctgagggcacttggtctaTTCAGCCTGAGGAGACTTGGGGTCAGACCTCATCAGggtctgcagctcctcccaTGGGACAGCTCccatttctgttctgtgtggcagggacaggacccagggaatggctggagctgtgccatggCAGGTTTCATATGGatttagggaaaggttcttcccccaaagggtgctgggcacagcccaggctccccagggaatggacACGGCCCCGAgacttccagagatccaggaGCGTTTCgacagctctgccagggatgcccagggtgggattgttaGAGAGTCTATGCAAGgccaggggctggactggattaTCCCCTGGGGATCCTTTCCAACTCAAGATATTCTGTAAAATCTGTGCTTCTCTCACTGCAGTTTAATGTTTCTGTGGTGAGTTTTTTTTATCTGAAGCCTTTCCAGTGCTGTCTGTTCTAATGATTCACTTTATTAATTTGGTTATTGTTTGCTGCGCTTCAAATCTCACCCAGCCTTTCAAGCAGCTGTCAAATTTAACAAAGTTACTCGGCTTGTCACTCTTCAAATCCACAATGTTCATTAACCAACATCTGTTTTACAGATTTTATCCAAAGGGGAGCTGCAGGTGTCAGACAAGGAGCGGCACACACAGCTGGAGCAGATGTTCCGAGACATCGCCACCATCGTGGCTGACAAGTGCGTGAACCCTGAGACAAAGCGGCCCTACACAGTGATCCTCATCGAAAGGGCCATGAAGGACATCCACTACTCTGTCAAACCCAACAAGAGCACAAAGCAGCAGGTGAGTTTCCTGCACTATCAGTTCGTGCTCCAAGGTGGTGCCATCCAGTGTAATTCCTCAGgtctcagctgcagagggaccaGCAGAGCCCCAGGATCTGAAGCCTGAACAGGGATTACTCAGCCATCTGGGAGCTGAGTGCTGGAGAGAAGCATCTCCTGAAACTCAGTTTGTTTGCTGAGAACTCAGGgtggggagaaagaaaggaaaaaacacaacagTGACACAGttagaacaaaaataaaaggtttatTATTTATGCTAATTGAGGTGGTATATCAGGTTTGCATCTGAGCCACATGAGTGTTTTGCAGTATAGCtatttaattttacttcagACAGCTTTTAAGTGTTCAAAGTGATCACAAACAGCAAGAAGTCTGCTTTTTCTTGTTAATATGTCAAAAGAGCATGATAGCAACCTCCCTGCAGCAGAGTGGTAGTGACCAGCACTGAGAGATGGCTCTGAAGCTGGGGAAAAGTTTCAAGATTTGGATCTGTGTAATAGTTTGGGTTTGgcaattgtaatatatttaccttttgttgtgaaatagaattaggagtaaaagtcAAGCAGGCCTAAAATTTAAAAGAGagtaaagaaaaactttattaacatcctttttcagttcactttagggagaggagtttcttcttgtttagctataaggatcttttaccaagagaggaaataaccagttctctaCTGACTCCACTTTTCCATGATTAACAGCCGCCGGAatctgctatcatgaatttcTTCCCACTTTACAGTCTTTCCAGAACTGAGTTGcaggccatgttaaaaagtcatgcggtattacttttaaggatgagctattccaaggcaaaagttctctttagctcatttctctctctgtttgtacattattcccaggaacagagatccccttcttttcctcagggcaaaggattcttcaaacactttataccttgctccaccccccatgtctctcttttttttcatggtttaaaggaatttttttatgaagtacagtccacccctataacttacaaaaagatatttcagccaaccttcatggcgtctcctcattctccttccatttagaaacttagcttttgcttcttTGACTTcagtgtatcctttctgttctatTTCTTCTCACCCAGTGAAGGATGgaaggtctgtaagtcttaGCTGAGcgttggggaaaaaaaattaaaatctcacacagaagttgcaggagttgggccaggccattctggagctgtgtcaggatctcaggccgcccaggccacgctggaagggcaggacgaaaactgcaaagtgcagccagaggagaaatgggtgccagGGCTttggctccatggctttctCCCGGCACTGACCgcccccagctgcagctgcagcccgggggttctccctctgccctgcccagcacacaaagccctgggggctctcccaaaCCGGACCCAGCTGGGCCACATTGGAAGCAGGCCCTGGCCACGGcagtgttaccttgtgaaaaggctggaaatgcaaaagagctttcctggggtttacttgcttcaaatgtgattcacggagcaAACTGCCTTTTctaattggtttctcaggctgtcaaaaactaaaccagcctccagttggtcccatcaatacacagaggaagttctcatggagaaaatctccctagtgtgccctcccctcagggtaaaaccagcacaatcTGGGTGCTGGCTTTTAAGCAGATGTGTAAATgcttgtcctagtttgaaagacaggtgtttgctaaggaaagcagaagcctccctttgaactgaaaaatgtgatccttccttcctacaaattattatgatttttaaattaagggagctctcaggcaaagatggggataggaataacagttctttactagtataactaacaagacaaacaagaacaacaacagctatgaaattacccacaaacagaacagtaactcagtcccagtgttttttggctgcaggcaccttttccctgagctgcagttcccggtgctgggggcgggcgggtcccgcagagccgcaggagggctgggggtgatggcagagctgtcccagggggagagagagatggagagagagctctccgctcacggtgtgggtcctggtgctcagcagagtgctggatggtggcaggttacagtgagaaggcagcagggcagggtctgacagcagtgaggtggctcccggcgctgggatggggcagaggcagggatcgtccttctcgtccaaactccgcaGAGAAACTGGCCGAGCCGGAGCCTTcggtctgctcttctggctgtttgaatgtcgaggggtttccctcttctttcccctcccccttgccaacagggcctagtcaacaggtatcttagcatgacaatggggaaaattccacagagggaaaagggaaagaaccaacccccaacaatgCTCTTGTCCAATAGGCCCTGGAAGTGATCAGGCAGCTGAAGGAGACCATGCAGATTGAACGTGCTCACATGAGGCTGAGGTTTATTCTGCCAGCAAAGGAGGGAAAGAAGCTGAAAGAGAAGCTCAAGCCACTGATTAAAGTTACTGAGAGTGAAGATTTCCAGGAACAGCTGGAAATGGTAAGTAAAATCAGTCCCTGGGGTTTAGGCTTAATTTGAACTGCACGTGTGCATTTTGCTAGGAGAATCCATAGATGGATGTTTAGATAAACTGCAGGCTTACCAAAGATCCTTACTCAGAGCTGCAGTtgggaatttttaatttcatacaATCCTAGTGATGTGGGTATGGAAGCAACATTTCTTTGTTCCTCCAAGCTGAGGAGTGTACACTGCAATTCCTCTTAGCAGTGATGATTCTGCAACAGTGATAAGTTTCTCTCATATGTGGAATGTTACTGTTTTTTATTTGGTGGCTTGGGTCTGGATTTTAagagtattttcattttcttttaagtcaGTGTGTGGTAAAGCAAAATTTGGTATTAAAATCTTCATACAAACAGATTGGAATCTGGCAGTCCCTCCTGGCAAAAGCCATGTCCAGCATGGGGAGCTGGAACTGTAGAGTTCTGTGGAAAGATTGCTGCCAGACAGAGTTTGTCAAATCTTCAGAATCCTCCTCAGTAACTAACCAGGATTGTTTTAATGAAAGTGAATGTTAGGCTTGGGTAGGGGCTGATGAAATTTAAACATTCTTGGCTAATTGATGAAATGTGGAACATTCCAGGTGTGCCTTATTGACCCAGGCTGCTTCAGGGAGATCGACGAGCTGATCCGAAGTGaaacaaaagggaaaggatccctggaagtgctcagtCTGAAGGATGTGGAGGAAGGAGATGAAAAGCTTGAATAACAAAACCTTCCTGCAGCAGATCTGCTTCAACAACTTCCCCGCAGTGACTGGTGTAGCCACTCTTCTGTTTGACcttcatgatttttttccaatctcTTGCTGCGAAATATTTTCTGACACTAatcctttgggatttttccatgCAGtgtgggttggggttttttttgtcattttacaTTTGCTTGGTTTACAGATGTCTTTGCCTGTAAGAAGATTTTGTGTCAGAGTTGCACTAATAAGGACAGAGTTAGGGTGTGGTAGGAGGTTactctggttttgctttagTTTCAGGGTTGCTGTTGAAGAGTGTTTGAGTGGCTTGGTGCCAGTTGTTTGTACCTTCAGGTTGTCACTGTTGAGTGGGAGATTGCACTGGTCACTGAGGAGTGGCTTTGTATGTGAGGAGAGGGACCTTAAAAAAAGAGAGCTGCATTTTCACTTCTAAACAGGTGCAAAGTGTGGATCATGTCTAAAAATCACTCTCTTGGCAGTGTAAAAACTGATGTAGGCTTCCATAATTGGCTGTTTGATAATTAAAGTACTTCAAAGGACCATTCATAAAGAATTCCTTCACTGGCTATAACAGCACTTGCTGACATAGGGATGATGTTCTCCTAATAACTTATTTGTATAATATATTTAGctacattaataaaaaaattatcgtctatttatatattatagattcagaaagaaattacatACTTATTTTTGCTAATAGGGGAGGAGATATCcccagctgtggcagtgctTTTGTAGGCTGAGGGAGTAGCCTGTgtttgggagctgctgctttcacatGATAAAATGAATCTCAGGCAGTGGTGGCCTCTGGCCATGGAGCCAGACAGGCTTTTGTTGGACAGtaattcccagcaggaattgtTTGTGCGTGCTCCTTTGCTTTATAGTGCAACAGAACAATTCTGGCAGCTGTCCTTTATCCTCTGTCGTTTTTTTTGCTGCTCTCTAATCCATGCACAGAATTTCCAGCCAGCTCCTGAGGCATGGGATATAGTTCTTGCTAATTCTGTTAAATCTTGC
The sequence above is drawn from the Cinclus cinclus chromosome 22, bCinCin1.1, whole genome shotgun sequence genome and encodes:
- the SBDS gene encoding ribosome maturation protein SBDS; its protein translation is MSIFTPTNQIRLTNVAVVRARRAGKRFEIACYRNKVMGWRSGAEKDLDEVLQTHTVFVNVSKGQVAKKEDLVKAFGTDDQTEICKMILSKGELQVSDKERHTQLEQMFRDIATIVADKCVNPETKRPYTVILIERAMKDIHYSVKPNKSTKQQALEVIRQLKETMQIERAHMRLRFILPAKEGKKLKEKLKPLIKVTESEDFQEQLEMVCLIDPGCFREIDELIRSETKGKGSLEVLSLKDVEEGDEKLE